Proteins from a genomic interval of Bradyrhizobium sp. CCGB01:
- a CDS encoding tripartite tricarboxylate transporter substrate binding protein: MITRRDVLSAAGVAISASCLVSRALAQPLSKTVHILTGFTPGFQDALARLVAGQMSGYAETIVVESRPGAGGRIAVEAAKNADADGSAMLFSPLGFMMFFPHVYKTLRYQPRDFTPVSTVASTPTLLTVGPMVPADVKTLADFVAWCRANPKLATFGSPGAGTTLHFLGTTLGRSAGFDFLHVPYQGGGAIQDLVKGVIAATIMPIGSSLGLVQSGDLRALATTGPRRCPFVPAVPTVREAGYPSLEDLTWFAFFVPARTPAPIVEKLNAAIQAALRTDEVRAGMAKLAVEPDAIAMEDFARLIASESDRWKAIVQATGFVPTD, encoded by the coding sequence ATGATCACGCGTCGTGATGTGTTGTCGGCGGCCGGTGTGGCGATTTCCGCCTCGTGCCTCGTGTCGCGCGCGCTCGCACAGCCACTCTCAAAAACCGTGCACATACTGACGGGCTTCACGCCGGGATTCCAGGACGCTCTGGCGCGGCTCGTGGCTGGACAGATGAGCGGCTATGCGGAAACCATCGTGGTCGAGAGCCGGCCGGGTGCGGGCGGTCGCATCGCAGTGGAGGCGGCGAAGAATGCCGACGCCGATGGATCGGCGATGTTGTTCTCGCCCCTTGGCTTCATGATGTTCTTTCCGCACGTCTACAAGACACTGAGATACCAGCCGCGGGATTTCACACCGGTGTCGACCGTCGCCTCGACCCCGACATTGCTGACGGTCGGCCCGATGGTGCCGGCCGACGTCAAGACGCTGGCAGATTTCGTGGCCTGGTGCCGCGCCAATCCGAAGCTCGCGACCTTTGGCTCGCCGGGGGCCGGAACAACACTGCATTTTCTCGGGACGACGCTGGGCCGCAGTGCCGGCTTCGATTTTCTTCACGTGCCCTATCAGGGCGGCGGTGCTATTCAGGATCTGGTCAAGGGCGTGATTGCGGCGACGATCATGCCGATCGGCAGCTCGCTCGGACTTGTTCAATCTGGAGATCTTCGCGCGCTCGCGACCACCGGGCCGCGTCGCTGTCCGTTCGTTCCGGCGGTGCCGACGGTGCGGGAGGCCGGATATCCGTCGCTCGAGGACCTCACATGGTTTGCGTTCTTCGTTCCGGCGAGGACGCCGGCGCCAATCGTCGAGAAGCTCAATGCCGCGATCCAGGCGGCATTGCGCACCGACGAGGTCCGGGCCGGCATGGCAAAGCTGGCCGTTGAGCCGGACGCGATCGCCATGGAAGACTTCGCCCGGCTGATCGCGTCCGAATCCGACCGGTGGAAAGCGATCGTGCAGGCAACCGGGTTCGTCCCAACCGACTGA
- a CDS encoding bifunctional diguanylate cyclase/phosphodiesterase, translated as MLARAGRQPCKPRFARAPHPVSERDELLRSRAEAEAAIAEARKSHERLRQAIDILPQGIVFLDAEGRYVLWNRKYAEIYSKTADLFEQGARLEDTLRIGVARGDYPEAAGHEDEWIAERLQKLYQPGARHEQTLSDGRVVLIDERLTDDGGVVGLRVDITELKQREASFRLLFDGNPVPMIVCALDDERILGVNDAAIAHYGYSRAEFEKLKIRSLQAFDSEPPWTTDRSSEEQAARTWKHVKADGALIDLAIYSRELTYAERPAVLLALMDITERKRAEARLAFMAQHDGLTGLPNRNLLRQQVDEMLQHTRRSTDKVALLMLGLDNFKAVNDTLGHAVGDKLLRGVAKRLRSTLREEDALARLNSDEFAIVQSGLARPEDAVMLAKRLLEAIADPYLLDGHSVVIGASIGIAMAPGDGDDSEKLLKNADMALSRAKADARGTFAFFEAALDAKAQSRRKIEVELRDAIQNDVLRPYYQPLIDLQSGRITGFEALVRWPHAERGMVSPAEFIPVAEETGLINPLGGLMLRRACLDAATWPDDVRVAVNLSPLQFRSGNLLSVVTDALKHSGLPARRLELEITETLLLEKSAQVLATLHALRALGVRISMDDFGTGYSSLSYLRSFPFDKIKIDQSFVRDLGANREAQAIIRSIVSLGKGLGVTITAEGVETEAELSCLRAEGCDEGQGFLFSKARPNAEIISLLAAQRGIDAADEDAALVA; from the coding sequence ATGCTCGCCCGGGCCGGCCGGCAGCCGTGCAAGCCGCGCTTCGCGCGTGCGCCTCACCCCGTTTCCGAGCGCGACGAGCTGCTGCGCAGCCGCGCCGAGGCGGAGGCCGCGATTGCCGAGGCCCGCAAATCCCATGAGCGCCTGCGCCAGGCCATCGACATCCTGCCGCAGGGCATCGTGTTTCTCGATGCCGAAGGCCGCTACGTGCTCTGGAACAGGAAATACGCCGAGATCTACAGCAAGACCGCCGATCTATTCGAGCAAGGCGCGCGGCTCGAGGACACGCTGCGCATCGGCGTCGCGCGTGGCGACTATCCCGAGGCTGCCGGTCACGAGGACGAGTGGATCGCCGAGCGGCTGCAAAAGCTCTATCAGCCCGGCGCACGCCACGAGCAGACACTGTCGGACGGCCGCGTCGTCCTGATCGACGAGCGGCTCACCGACGATGGCGGCGTGGTCGGCCTGCGCGTCGACATCACCGAGTTGAAGCAACGCGAGGCCTCGTTCCGCCTGTTGTTCGATGGCAATCCCGTCCCCATGATCGTCTGTGCGCTCGACGACGAGCGTATCCTCGGCGTCAACGATGCCGCGATCGCCCATTACGGCTACAGCCGTGCCGAGTTCGAGAAGCTGAAGATCCGCTCCTTGCAGGCCTTCGATAGCGAGCCGCCGTGGACCACCGACCGCTCCAGCGAGGAGCAGGCCGCGCGCACCTGGAAGCACGTCAAGGCCGACGGCGCGCTGATCGACCTTGCGATCTATTCGCGCGAACTGACTTATGCCGAGCGGCCCGCGGTGCTGCTCGCGCTGATGGACATCACCGAGCGCAAGCGCGCCGAGGCGCGGCTCGCCTTCATGGCCCAGCATGACGGACTGACCGGCCTGCCCAACCGCAATCTGCTGCGCCAGCAGGTCGACGAAATGCTCCAGCATACGCGTCGCAGTACCGACAAGGTCGCGCTGCTGATGCTGGGGCTGGACAATTTCAAGGCGGTCAACGACACGCTGGGACACGCGGTCGGCGACAAGCTCCTGCGCGGCGTTGCCAAGCGACTGCGCTCCACCTTGCGCGAGGAGGACGCGCTGGCGCGGCTCAATTCCGACGAGTTCGCGATCGTGCAGAGCGGGCTGGCGCGTCCCGAGGATGCGGTGATGCTGGCCAAGCGCCTCCTGGAAGCCATCGCCGATCCCTATCTGCTCGACGGCCATTCCGTGGTCATCGGTGCCTCCATCGGCATCGCGATGGCGCCCGGCGACGGCGATGATTCCGAAAAGCTGCTCAAGAACGCCGACATGGCGCTGTCGCGCGCCAAGGCCGATGCCCGCGGCACCTTCGCGTTCTTCGAGGCCGCGCTCGATGCGAAGGCACAGAGCCGCCGCAAGATCGAGGTCGAGCTGCGCGACGCGATCCAGAACGACGTGCTGCGGCCGTACTATCAGCCGCTGATCGACCTCCAGAGCGGCCGCATCACCGGCTTCGAGGCGCTGGTGCGCTGGCCGCATGCCGAGCGCGGCATGGTCTCACCGGCCGAGTTCATTCCGGTCGCCGAAGAAACTGGATTGATCAATCCGCTCGGCGGCCTGATGCTGCGCCGCGCCTGCCTCGACGCCGCGACCTGGCCCGACGACGTCCGCGTCGCCGTCAACCTGTCGCCGCTCCAGTTCCGCAGCGGCAATCTGCTCTCGGTGGTCACGGACGCGCTGAAACATTCCGGCCTGCCGGCGCGGCGGCTCGAGCTCGAGATCACCGAGACGCTGCTGCTGGAGAAGAGCGCGCAGGTGCTGGCGACACTGCATGCGCTGCGCGCGCTCGGCGTCCGCATCTCGATGGACGATTTCGGCACCGGCTATTCCAGCCTGAGCTATCTGCGCAGCTTCCCCTTCGACAAGATCAAGATCGATCAGTCCTTCGTGCGCGACCTCGGCGCCAACCGCGAGGCGCAGGCGATCATCCGCTCGATCGTCAGCCTCGGCAAAGGCCTTGGCGTCACCATCACCGCCGAGGGCGTCGAGACCGAGGCCGAGCTGAGCTGCCTGCGCGCCGAAGGCTGCGACGAGGGGCAGGGCTTTCTGTTCAGCAAGGCCCGCCCGAATGCCGAGATCATCAGCCTGCTGGCCGCGCAGCGCGGCATCGACGCTGCTGACGAGGATGCCGCGCTGGTGGCGTGA
- the modC gene encoding molybdenum ABC transporter ATP-binding protein has product MLRVDVEKKLGEFSLSASFTSEGRVIGLFGASGAGKSSLVNMIAGLLRPDRGTIVVDGETVDDTAAGIHVPTYRRRIGYVFQDARLFPHLNVAQNLDYGRRMNGLAPDPAQHKRIIDLLDIGALLDRRPGKLSGGERQRVALGRALLSKPRLLLLDEPLGALDEGRKLEILPYLVRLRDEANVPMVYVSHDVAELRQLATQIVMLKQGRVTSFGGVKVLT; this is encoded by the coding sequence ATGCTGCGCGTCGACGTCGAAAAGAAGCTCGGCGAGTTCTCGCTGTCTGCATCGTTCACGAGCGAGGGCCGTGTCATCGGCCTGTTCGGGGCCTCAGGCGCGGGCAAGAGCTCGCTCGTCAATATGATCGCGGGGCTGCTGCGGCCCGACCGCGGGACCATCGTCGTCGACGGAGAGACCGTCGACGATACTGCAGCCGGCATTCACGTGCCGACCTATCGCCGCCGCATCGGCTATGTGTTCCAGGACGCGCGACTGTTTCCCCATCTCAACGTCGCGCAGAATCTCGACTATGGAAGGCGGATGAACGGCCTTGCGCCCGATCCGGCCCAGCACAAGCGCATCATCGACCTGCTCGACATCGGCGCACTGCTCGACCGCCGGCCCGGAAAGCTCTCGGGCGGCGAACGCCAGCGCGTCGCGCTCGGCCGTGCGCTGCTGTCGAAGCCTCGCCTTCTGCTGCTCGACGAGCCGCTCGGCGCGCTCGACGAGGGCCGCAAGCTCGAGATCCTGCCCTACCTGGTGCGGCTGCGCGACGAAGCCAATGTCCCCATGGTCTATGTCAGCCATGATGTCGCCGAACTGCGCCAGCTCGCGACGCAGATCGTGATGCTGAAGCAAGGGCGGGTGACGTCGTTCGGCGGCGTAAAGGTGCTGACGTAG
- the modB gene encoding molybdate ABC transporter permease subunit — MFDISPAEWTAILLSLRVAVVATLVATPFGIALAWLLARKDFWGKSVLDALVHLPLVLPPVVTGYLLLLTFGRRGLVGGFLADYLGIVFAFRWTGAALACGLMSFPLLVRPIRLSIEAIDRRLEQAAETLGAAPWKIFFTVTLPLALPGVLAGMVLGFAKAIGEFGATITFVSNIPGETQTISSAIYSLIQTPDGDAAAGRLVIVSIVLALGALIAAEWFARRATARLHGN; from the coding sequence ATGTTCGACATCTCTCCCGCCGAATGGACGGCGATCCTGCTCTCGCTCAGGGTCGCCGTCGTTGCCACGCTGGTCGCAACGCCGTTCGGCATTGCGCTGGCATGGCTGCTCGCCCGCAAGGATTTTTGGGGCAAGTCGGTGCTCGACGCGCTGGTGCATCTGCCGCTGGTGCTGCCGCCTGTCGTCACGGGCTATCTCCTGCTTCTCACCTTCGGCCGCCGCGGCCTCGTCGGTGGCTTCCTCGCCGACTATCTTGGCATCGTTTTCGCGTTCCGCTGGACCGGCGCCGCGCTCGCCTGCGGCCTGATGTCGTTTCCGCTGCTGGTGCGGCCGATACGGCTGTCGATCGAGGCGATCGACCGCCGGCTCGAGCAGGCCGCGGAGACGCTTGGCGCGGCGCCCTGGAAAATATTCTTCACGGTGACGCTGCCGCTGGCGCTGCCCGGCGTGCTCGCCGGCATGGTGCTGGGCTTTGCCAAGGCGATCGGCGAATTCGGCGCGACCATCACCTTCGTCTCCAACATTCCCGGCGAAACGCAGACCATCTCCTCGGCCATCTATTCGCTGATCCAGACGCCCGATGGCGACGCGGCCGCGGGACGACTCGTGATCGTCTCGATCGTGCTGGCGCTCGGCGCGTTGATTGCGGCAGAATGGTTCGCGCGCCGCGCGACCGCACGACTGCACGGGAACTGA
- a CDS encoding winged helix-turn-helix domain-containing protein, protein MRYFFEDCALDTERRELRRGPDVVPTTPQVLDLLEHLIRSRDRVVSKDDLVNAIWNGRIVSDAALTTRLNAVRRAIGDSGQHQRLIKTFPRKGFRFVGAVHDDDRQPGPAAAVAIPIASSTAVGKRRSAGWLEDLRGRLRLVGSVLASVAAIGAIAGGVAGYWNAWKTVRADAKREAQNIQGQPTARPEIAPRLSLVVLPFASLNDDPAQDSLADSISTDLTTDLARTSATRVIGRDTALTYKNKSIDLQQLGTDLGIRWAVRGAVRRNGEQVRVNVSLTDLQTARDIWSDRFDGDLANVAVLHDTITARLLCVAHLHLRQYEEALQQCSRSLNISGADSQAYMSLISAYGWTGQMERARRSNETAAQDTS, encoded by the coding sequence ATGCGCTATTTCTTCGAGGACTGTGCGTTGGACACCGAGCGGCGCGAATTGCGACGCGGACCGGATGTCGTGCCCACGACACCCCAGGTTCTCGACCTGCTCGAACATCTGATCCGCAGCAGGGATCGCGTCGTCAGCAAGGACGATCTCGTCAACGCAATCTGGAATGGCCGGATCGTATCCGATGCGGCGCTGACGACCCGGTTGAACGCCGTCCGACGCGCGATCGGTGACTCCGGTCAGCACCAACGTCTTATCAAGACCTTTCCACGAAAGGGCTTTCGTTTCGTGGGCGCTGTGCACGATGATGATCGGCAACCAGGACCCGCGGCAGCGGTTGCGATCCCAATTGCCTCTTCAACCGCGGTTGGCAAACGGCGATCCGCTGGCTGGCTGGAAGACCTCAGGGGTCGATTAAGGCTCGTCGGCAGCGTGCTGGCGTCGGTCGCCGCCATCGGCGCAATTGCCGGCGGCGTTGCCGGATATTGGAATGCCTGGAAGACGGTCCGTGCCGACGCCAAACGGGAAGCTCAAAATATCCAGGGACAACCGACGGCCAGGCCCGAGATTGCGCCTCGTCTCTCTCTCGTCGTGTTGCCCTTCGCCAGCCTCAACGACGATCCGGCGCAGGACTCCCTTGCCGACTCGATCTCGACAGATTTGACGACCGATCTCGCGCGAACGTCCGCCACGCGCGTCATTGGACGCGACACCGCCTTGACCTACAAGAACAAGTCGATCGATTTGCAGCAGCTCGGGACAGATCTCGGCATCCGCTGGGCCGTGCGAGGTGCGGTGAGACGCAACGGAGAGCAGGTGCGGGTCAACGTATCTCTGACCGACCTTCAGACCGCGCGCGACATCTGGTCGGACCGGTTCGACGGCGACCTCGCAAATGTGGCCGTCTTGCACGATACCATCACAGCACGGCTTCTCTGCGTCGCGCATTTGCACCTCCGTCAATATGAGGAAGCCCTGCAACAGTGCAGCCGCTCCCTGAACATATCAGGCGCGGATTCTCAGGCTTACATGAGTCTGATCTCGGCTTACGGATGGACGGGACAAATGGAACGGGCACGCCGAAGCAACGAAACTGCGGCACAAGACACATCCTGA
- a CDS encoding PepSY domain-containing protein, which translates to MRNLILPAIVAIGLGTAAPALAYDSGDQLSMQAALDVAADIGVMTISHTEFAGDEWQIEGRDRAGRWMEVDVDARTGEVRNVDRGW; encoded by the coding sequence ATGCGAAACCTCATCTTGCCCGCCATCGTCGCAATCGGTCTTGGAACGGCGGCGCCGGCGCTGGCCTACGACAGCGGTGATCAGCTTTCGATGCAGGCCGCGCTCGATGTCGCCGCCGATATCGGCGTCATGACCATTTCGCACACCGAGTTCGCCGGCGACGAATGGCAGATCGAAGGCCGCGACCGCGCCGGCCGCTGGATGGAAGTCGATGTGGATGCCCGCACCGGCGAGGTACGCAATGTCGATCGCGGCTGGTAG
- a CDS encoding acyl-CoA dehydrogenase family protein, whose translation MDAISEIDLVERARALAPLIASEANEIERTRRLTPAVVSALIENGLYRALLPQSLGGIEASIETFMQMQEEIAKADASTAWCLGQCSVCAMIAASLDRDTAQEIFNTAPGILAWGAIAHEARSVEGGYRVTARWDFASGSRQASWLGAHVRIVNADGTTRKNTDGSPEVRTILFPVGSAVLHDVWQAIGLAGTGTDSYEVADLFIPERFTAFRDVPSALVEKGALYRIGTGSTFSLGFAAVSLGVARATLDAAIALSRAKHQSLAASAMRDNQAVQGLIGRTEGDLRAARAYLYATAHAMWRDLCVTGEFSAAHRSAVRLAATWTIHQSAKVVDTAYHMAGATAVFRSNPFERRFRDMHAIAQQIQARDTHYEDVGRGILAER comes from the coding sequence ATGGACGCAATTTCCGAGATTGATCTGGTCGAACGTGCCCGCGCTCTCGCCCCGCTGATCGCAAGCGAGGCAAACGAGATCGAGCGCACCCGGCGGCTCACGCCGGCCGTCGTCTCCGCGCTGATCGAGAATGGGCTCTATCGCGCCCTCCTCCCACAAAGCCTCGGCGGCATCGAAGCCTCCATCGAAACCTTCATGCAGATGCAGGAGGAGATCGCGAAGGCGGATGCCTCGACCGCCTGGTGTCTCGGGCAGTGCAGCGTGTGCGCGATGATCGCGGCCTCGCTCGACCGCGACACCGCGCAGGAGATCTTCAACACCGCGCCCGGCATCCTCGCCTGGGGCGCGATTGCCCATGAGGCGCGCAGCGTCGAGGGTGGCTATCGCGTCACGGCGCGCTGGGATTTTGCGTCGGGCTCGCGGCAGGCGAGCTGGCTGGGGGCGCATGTGCGCATCGTCAATGCCGACGGCACAACGCGAAAAAATACCGATGGGTCCCCGGAGGTGCGCACCATCCTGTTTCCCGTCGGGAGCGCCGTGCTGCACGACGTCTGGCAGGCGATCGGGCTCGCCGGCACCGGCACCGATTCGTATGAGGTCGCCGACCTCTTCATCCCCGAGCGCTTCACGGCGTTTCGTGACGTGCCGTCCGCGCTGGTCGAGAAGGGGGCGCTCTACAGGATCGGGACCGGCTCGACGTTCAGCCTCGGCTTTGCCGCGGTCTCACTGGGTGTCGCGCGCGCCACGCTGGATGCCGCGATCGCCTTGTCGCGGGCAAAGCACCAATCGCTGGCAGCGAGCGCCATGCGCGACAACCAGGCGGTCCAGGGCCTGATCGGCCGCACCGAGGGGGATCTGCGCGCCGCGCGCGCCTATCTCTATGCCACGGCGCATGCGATGTGGCGCGACCTCTGCGTAACAGGCGAGTTCAGCGCCGCGCATCGCAGCGCTGTCAGGCTGGCGGCGACCTGGACCATCCACCAATCGGCCAAGGTGGTCGACACCGCCTATCACATGGCCGGCGCGACCGCCGTGTTTCGCAGCAACCCGTTCGAGCGGCGGTTTCGCGACATGCACGCCATCGCGCAGCAGATCCAGGCCCGTGACACGCATTACGAGGATGTGGGGAGGGGGATTTTGGCAGAGCGATGA
- the mepA gene encoding penicillin-insensitive murein endopeptidase, which translates to MSPRRLAPLLLVMTLLTAGDALAQDKGSVNPKPLPPLANPNDPALGAKELFARKLLPSKGAAHVIGSYTKGCIGGAMQMPLNGDNWQVMRLSRNRNYGHPDMIALIKRLAARVHKDAGWPGILVGDIGQPRGGPALSGHASHQIGLDADIWLTPMPDRRLSREEREDMSAVMMVRQDRLDIDPKVFTPGHVLVLRDAAQEPGVQRIFVNAAIKKALCREAKGDRSWLSKIRPWWGHDYHFHIRMRCPAGAGECEGQPSQAEDEGCKPADLAYWFSDAVLHPKPPPEPPKPKPPMTLAQMPAACKVVLHASDAKP; encoded by the coding sequence ATGAGTCCCCGCCGCCTCGCCCCTCTCCTGCTCGTCATGACGCTCCTGACCGCCGGCGACGCGCTGGCCCAGGACAAGGGCAGCGTCAACCCGAAGCCGCTGCCGCCGCTCGCCAATCCCAACGATCCCGCTCTCGGCGCCAAGGAGCTGTTCGCGCGCAAGCTGTTGCCCTCGAAGGGAGCGGCGCATGTCATCGGCTCCTACACCAAGGGCTGCATCGGCGGCGCCATGCAGATGCCGCTCAACGGCGACAATTGGCAGGTGATGCGGCTGTCGCGCAACCGCAACTACGGTCATCCCGACATGATCGCACTGATCAAGCGGCTCGCGGCCAGGGTGCACAAGGACGCCGGCTGGCCAGGCATTCTGGTCGGCGACATCGGCCAACCGCGCGGCGGGCCGGCGCTGTCGGGTCATGCCAGCCATCAGATCGGTCTCGATGCCGACATCTGGCTGACGCCGATGCCGGACCGCCGCTTGTCGCGCGAGGAGCGCGAGGACATGTCGGCGGTGATGATGGTGCGCCAAGACCGGCTCGACATCGATCCGAAGGTGTTCACACCAGGCCATGTGCTGGTGCTGCGCGACGCCGCGCAGGAGCCGGGCGTGCAGCGCATCTTCGTCAATGCCGCGATCAAGAAGGCACTGTGCCGCGAGGCCAAGGGCGACCGCTCATGGCTGTCGAAGATCCGGCCATGGTGGGGCCACGACTATCACTTCCACATCCGCATGCGCTGCCCGGCGGGCGCCGGCGAATGCGAGGGCCAGCCGTCGCAGGCCGAGGACGAAGGCTGCAAACCCGCCGATCTCGCCTATTGGTTCTCTGACGCGGTGCTGCACCCGAAGCCGCCGCCGGAGCCGCCGAAGCCAAAGCCGCCGATGACGCTGGCGCAGATGCCGGCGGCCTGCAAGGTCGTGCTGCACGCGAGCGATGCGAAGCCGTAG
- the modA gene encoding molybdate ABC transporter substrate-binding protein: MYRIAGLFTAFVILAGASLSPASAEDKTITVFAAASMKNALDEVDAAYTAKTGVKFSVSYAASSVLAKQIEQGAPADVFVSADTDWMDYAIAKKTINEPTRVNLLGNSIVLIAPKDSKVDNVAIAQGFDLAKLAGDGKIATGDVKSVPVGKYAKAALEKLGAWQAAEPKFAMAESVRAALTLVARGEANLGIVYSTDAKVEPGVKIVGTFPADSHPAIIYPVAATTTAKPETNDYLAFLRSTAAKTILEKYGFKFLVSPTT; this comes from the coding sequence ATGTATCGTATTGCCGGACTTTTCACCGCCTTCGTCATCCTCGCAGGCGCGAGCCTTTCGCCTGCCAGCGCCGAGGACAAGACCATCACCGTGTTCGCCGCCGCGTCGATGAAGAACGCGCTCGACGAGGTCGACGCCGCCTACACCGCCAAGACCGGCGTCAAGTTCAGCGTCTCCTATGCCGCAAGCTCGGTGCTCGCCAAGCAGATCGAGCAAGGTGCGCCGGCCGACGTGTTCGTCTCCGCCGACACCGACTGGATGGACTACGCGATTGCCAAGAAGACCATCAACGAGCCGACCCGCGTCAACCTGCTCGGCAACAGCATCGTGCTGATCGCGCCGAAGGATTCCAAGGTCGACAACGTCGCCATCGCGCAGGGCTTCGACCTCGCCAAGCTCGCCGGCGACGGCAAGATCGCGACCGGCGACGTCAAGTCTGTCCCCGTCGGCAAATACGCCAAGGCCGCGCTGGAGAAGCTCGGGGCATGGCAGGCGGCCGAGCCGAAATTCGCGATGGCCGAGAGCGTGCGCGCTGCGCTGACGCTGGTCGCCCGCGGCGAGGCCAATCTCGGCATCGTCTATTCGACCGACGCCAAGGTGGAGCCGGGCGTGAAGATCGTCGGCACCTTCCCCGCGGATTCGCATCCCGCGATCATTTATCCGGTCGCGGCGACCACCACCGCAAAGCCCGAGACCAACGACTATCTCGCCTTCCTGCGCTCGACGGCCGCCAAGACCATTCTGGAAAAATACGGATTCAAGTTCCTGGTCAGCCCCACGACGTGA
- a CDS encoding MFS transporter has product MSKPSGFDYGWVVVAAGALMTCVGFGTMLSLAVFLQPISEAMGWSRAGVSAAATLDFLCMGVAAFFWGTLSDRFGTRIVVLAGSLLLGLGLVTASQAQSLWQFQLFFGVLIGIAAGSFYAPMMALASAWIEKNRSLAVALVSAGMGVAPVTIAPTASWLITAYDWRTAMLVIGCAAWALLIPACFLVRPAPQVAGPASTDTAPEIELTAAQALRTPQFVALAAAHFACCAAHSGPIFHMVSYAMVCGIAPLTAVTVYSVAGVSGLGGRLLLGTLADRIGAKPVLVGGLFVQAMCIATYLAVAQLGEFYALSVVFGLAYGGVMPLYAVLVREFFGARIMSTVFGAVSAFASLGMALGPWAGGLVFDNFQRYTWLHAGSFAIGLAAVAVALSFPTKRKQQLDLGRAAA; this is encoded by the coding sequence ATGAGCAAGCCGTCGGGATTCGACTATGGCTGGGTCGTTGTCGCTGCAGGGGCGCTGATGACCTGTGTCGGCTTCGGCACGATGCTGTCGCTGGCGGTGTTCCTGCAGCCGATCTCGGAAGCGATGGGCTGGTCGCGGGCCGGGGTGTCGGCGGCGGCGACGCTGGATTTCCTCTGCATGGGCGTGGCCGCGTTCTTCTGGGGCACGCTGTCGGATCGCTTTGGCACCCGCATCGTGGTTCTTGCCGGTAGTCTTTTGCTGGGGCTCGGCCTTGTGACTGCGAGCCAGGCGCAAAGCCTTTGGCAATTCCAGTTGTTCTTCGGCGTGCTGATCGGCATTGCCGCCGGCAGCTTTTACGCGCCGATGATGGCGCTCGCGAGCGCGTGGATCGAGAAGAACCGCAGCCTTGCGGTGGCGCTGGTCTCCGCCGGCATGGGCGTGGCGCCGGTCACGATCGCGCCGACCGCGAGCTGGCTGATCACGGCCTATGACTGGCGCACCGCGATGCTGGTGATCGGCTGTGCTGCGTGGGCGCTGCTGATCCCGGCCTGCTTCCTGGTGCGTCCGGCGCCGCAAGTGGCTGGCCCGGCAAGCACCGACACGGCGCCGGAGATCGAGCTGACCGCGGCACAGGCGCTGCGCACGCCGCAATTCGTCGCGCTCGCGGCCGCGCATTTCGCCTGCTGCGCGGCGCATTCCGGCCCGATCTTCCACATGGTGTCCTATGCGATGGTGTGCGGCATCGCCCCGCTCACGGCGGTGACGGTCTACAGCGTCGCCGGCGTCTCGGGCCTCGGCGGGCGCCTGCTGCTCGGCACGCTCGCCGATCGCATCGGCGCAAAGCCCGTGCTGGTCGGCGGCCTGTTCGTGCAGGCGATGTGCATCGCGACCTATCTGGCGGTGGCGCAGCTCGGCGAATTCTACGCGCTGTCGGTCGTGTTCGGCCTCGCCTATGGCGGGGTGATGCCGCTCTATGCGGTGCTCGTCCGCGAATTCTTCGGCGCGCGCATCATGAGCACCGTGTTCGGCGCGGTGTCGGCCTTTGCCAGCCTCGGCATGGCGCTCGGGCCCTGGGCCGGCGGGCTCGTGTTCGACAATTTCCAGCGCTACACATGGCTGCACGCCGGCTCCTTCGCGATCGGGCTCGCCGCGGTCGCGGTGGCGCTGAGCTTCCCGACCAAACGCAAACAACAGCTCGACCTTGGCCGCGCCGCGGCCTGA
- a CDS encoding GNAT family N-acetyltransferase has product MECTIRSAREEDADEISTVILRALRETNAKDYTDEIIERVERSFSPAAVLQLIGKRSVFVATIGRRVVGTASLDGSVVRTVFVAPDVQARGIGKLLMAEIERTARERNISSLTVPSSVTAEAFYAQLGFNTVRDSYHGDERTIIMERWLDDPGRSAP; this is encoded by the coding sequence ATGGAATGCACGATCAGATCTGCGCGCGAGGAAGACGCCGACGAGATCAGCACGGTCATCTTGCGTGCGCTGCGCGAAACGAACGCGAAGGACTATACGGACGAGATCATCGAAAGGGTCGAGCGCAGCTTCAGCCCGGCCGCCGTGCTGCAACTGATCGGCAAACGGAGCGTTTTCGTTGCCACCATCGGCCGCCGCGTCGTTGGAACGGCGAGCCTTGACGGAAGCGTGGTCCGGACGGTCTTCGTGGCGCCCGACGTTCAGGCCCGGGGGATCGGCAAGCTGCTGATGGCCGAGATCGAGCGCACGGCGCGCGAGCGAAATATTTCCTCCTTGACCGTTCCTTCGTCGGTCACCGCTGAAGCTTTTTACGCACAGCTCGGGTTCAATACCGTGCGCGATAGCTATCATGGTGACGAACGCACGATCATCATGGAGCGATGGCTCGATGACCCTGGCCGGTCCGCGCCATAG